In the genome of Dermacentor andersoni chromosome 3, qqDerAnde1_hic_scaffold, whole genome shotgun sequence, one region contains:
- the LOC140216757 gene encoding uncharacterized protein, with protein sequence MPKNQNTLACYLDKKTRTTQDVHFSAPSQLPKVTQTQATSGTRLYHCSAAEIAFTSGFATAVSQHVGDNAYEIIGPDHESPQGANNISVAEVSPIPLGSYHDR encoded by the exons atgccaaaaaatcaaaatacattggcatgttatttggacaagaaaacta ggacaacccaggacgtgcatttctcagcacccagtcaactgccaaaagtgactcaaacacaggccacca gtggaactcggctgtaccactgcagtgctgcggaaattgccttcaccagcggctttgcaacagctgtttcgcagcatgtcg gagacaatgcctacgaaattattggccctgatcacgagagccctcaaggggcaaacaacatctctgttgcagaagtgagcccgataccacttggaagttaccatgacagatga